In the Setaria italica strain Yugu1 chromosome VI, Setaria_italica_v2.0, whole genome shotgun sequence genome, one interval contains:
- the LOC101770876 gene encoding CRS2-associated factor 1, mitochondrial, which produces MLPLPGLLRRARAPPHLPPHRHLSRLLDRYGFVAPASLTPSPREPPRAAATDSAAAKKRRAKKPPYRPPSSLDRGGRPPAHSDLPFDFRFSYTESTTASKPIGLREPKYSPFGPGRLDRPWTGLCAPAVDATLRDVAAEDPLPDAERGLEEARRRERERVLGEPLTPAERAFLVEKCQKNRTKRQINLGRDGLTHNMLNDIHNNWKSCEAVRVKCLGVPTVDMQNVCHQLEDKTGGLIIHRQGGQLILYRGRHYNPKKRPVIPLMLWKPAEPVYPRLIKTTIEGLTVEETKQMRKKGLHVPVLTKLAKNGYYASLVPMVRDAFLVDELARIDCKGLPKSDYRKIGVKLRDLVPCILVSFDKEQIIVWRGKDDGSLQDQMQQPFPSVIDSDGASVKDESDDQEQAPSDWSSDECSGISSSNEEPDDKPVISNLDSSRLI; this is translated from the exons atgcTCCCCCTCCCCGgtctcctccgccgcgcgcgcgcacctCCCCATCTCCCGCCCCACCGCCACCTCTCCCGCCTCCTCGACCGCTACGGCTTCGTGGCCCCGGCCTCCCTGACCCCGTCCCCGCGAGAGCCGCCCCGCGCGGCCGCCACCGACTCCGCCGCCGCGAAGAAGCGCCGCGCCAAGAAGCCCCCCTACCGCCCGCCGTCCTCGCTGgaccgcggcggccgcccgcccgcgcacTCGGACCTCCCCTTCGACTTCCGCTTCAGCTACACCGAGAGCACCACGGCCTCCAAGCCCATCGGGCTCCGCGAGCCCAAGTACTCCCCGTTCGGGCCCGGGCGGCTCGACCGGCCCTGGACGGGACTCTGCGCGCCCGCCGTCGACGCCACGCTCCGCGACGTCGCGGCCGAGGACCCCCTCCCCGACGCCGAGAGGGGGCTGGAGGAGGCCcgccggcgggagcgggagcgcgtGCTGGGAGAGCCGCTCACGCCCGCGGAGCGCGCGTTCTTGGTCGAGAAATGCCAGAAGAACCGCACCAAGCGGCAGATTAACCTTG GGAGAGACGGGCTTACTCACAACATGCTAAATGACATCCACAATAACTGGAAGAGCTGTGAGGCGGTCAGGGTGAAATGCCTAGGTGTGCCAACAGTTGATATGCAAAATGTGTGCCACCAGCTTGAG GATAAAACTGGTGGACTGATCATCCACAGGCAAGGGGGTCAGTTGATACTGTACAGGGGTAGGCATTACAATCCAAAGAAAAGGCCTGTTATTCCGTTGATGCTATGGAAGCCAGCTGAACCTGTGTACCCAAGGTTGATCAAAACAACAATAGAGGGGCTCACAGTTGAGGAGACGAAGCAAATGAGGAAGAAGGGCCTACATGTTCCTGTTTTGACGAAGCTTG CCAAGAATGGATATTATGCTAGTCTTGTGCCAATGGTTCGGGATGCCTTTTTGGTTGATGAATTGGCTCGAATAGATTGTAAAGGATTACCAAAAAGTGATTATCGGAAGATTGGAGTCAAACTCAGG GACCTTGTTCCTTGCATTCTTGTCTCTTTTGACAAGGAACAGATTATTGTTTGGAGGGGAAAGGATGATGGAAGCCTACAAGATCAAATGCAGCAGCCATTCCCTTCAGTTATCGACTCAGATGGTGCATCAGTAAAGGATGAAAGTGATGATCAGGAACAAGCACCAAGTGACTGGTCTTCTGACGAGTGTTCTGGGATCAGTAGCTCTAATGAAGAGCCAGATGACAAACCAGTAATTTCGAACCTAGACTCTTCTAGGCTGATCTGA
- the LOC101770461 gene encoding LRR receptor kinase BAK1 produces MAAAAGATRRRWAVWALLLLRLLLHPAARVLANTEGDALHSLRTNLNDPNNVLQSWDPTLVNPCTWFHVTCNNDNSVIRVDLGNAALSGTLVPQLGQLKNLQYLELYSNSISGTIPSELGNLTNLVSLDLYLNNFTGPIPDSLGNLLKLRFLRLNNNSLSGSIPKSLTAITALQVLDLSNNNLSGEVPSTGSFSLFTPISFANNPNLCGPGTTKPCPGAPPFSPPPPYNPPTPVQAGSSSSSTGAIAGGVAAGAALLFAVPAIGFAYWRRRKPQEHFFDVPAEEDPEVHLGQLKRFSLRELQVATDGFSNKNILGRGGFGKVYKGRLADGTLVAVKRLKEERTPGGELQFQTEVEMISMAVHRNLLRLRGFCMTPTERLLVYPYMANGSVASRLRERPESEPPLDWQTRRRIALGSARGLSYLHDHCDPKIIHRDVKAANILLDEDFEAVVGDFGLAKLMDYKDTHVTTAVRGTIGHIAPEYLSTGKSSEKTDVFGYGIMLLELITGQRAFDLARLANDDDVMLLDWVKGLLKEKRLESLVDEDLQHNYIDVEVESLIQVALLCTQSSPMERPKMSEVVRMLEGDGLAERWEEWQKVEVVRQEVELGPHRTSEWILDSTDNLHAVELSGPR; encoded by the exons atggcggcggctgcgggggcgacgcggcggaggtgggCCGTGTGGGCGCTCCTGCTGCTGCGTCTACTGCTCCACCCGGCCGCGCGGGTGCTCGCCAACACGGAAG GTGATGCGCTGCATAGCTTAAGGACTAACTTAAATGATCCAAATAATGTTCTACAAAGTTGGGATCCGACTCTGGTCAACCCATGCACTTGGTTTCATGTTACCTGCAATAACGACAACAGTGTTATCAGAGT TGATCTTGGAAATGCTGCACTGTCAGGAACCTTGGTCCCGCAACTTGGCCAGCTCAAAAACTTGCAGTACCT GGAGCTCTACAGTAATAGCATCAGTGGCACGATACCTAGTGAACTTGGGAATCTCACAAACTTGGTCAGTTTAGATTTGTACTTGAACAACTTCACTGGTCCTATACCAGATTCATTGGGGAACCTATTAAAGCTGCGATTCTT GCGTCTTAACAACAACAGCCTTTCCGGTTCAATTCCAAAATCATTAACTGCTATCACTGCCCTCCAAGTTCT GGATCTGTCAAATAATAATTTGTCTGGAGAAGTTCCATCAACTGGTTCCTTTTCATTATTCACACCTATTAG ttttGCAAACAACCCTAACTTATGTGGTCCTGGCACCACAAAACCTTGTCCCGGTGCTCCTCCCTTTTCTCCACCTCCTCCATACAACCCGCCAACTCCTGTGCAAGCAG GAAGTAGTTCCTCCAGTACTGGAGCCATTGCTGGTGGAGTGGCTGCTGGTGCGGCCTTGCTATTTGCTGTTCCTGCAATTGGTTTTGCATATTGGCGGCGCAGGAAACCACAAGAGCATTTCTTTGATGTACCTG CTGAGGAAGATCCAGAGGTGCATCTTGGCCAGCTTAAAAGATTTTCACTACGAGAACTACAGGTTGCAACAGATGGCTTCAGCAATAAGAACATTCTTGGAAGAGGTGGATTTGGCAAAGTCTACAAAGGAAGGCTAGCAGATGGTACATTAGTAGCTGTCAAGAGACTAAAGGAGGAGAGAACACCTGGTGGGGAACTACAGTTTCAAACAGAAGTTGAGATGATTAGTATGGCTGTACATAGAAACCTTTTGCGTCTTCGTGGATTCTGCATGACACCAACGGAAAGGTTGCTTGTGTATCCATACATGGCCAATGGAAGTGTCGCGTCACGTTTAAGAG AACGGCCGGAATCTGAACCTCCATTAGATTGGCAAACAAGGAGGAGGATTGCATTGGGTTCTGCCAGGGGCCTGTCCTATTTACATGATCATTGTGATCCGAAGATTATCCATCGTGATGTCAAAGCTGCCAATATTTTGTTAGATGAAGACTTTGAAGCTGTAGTGGGAGATTTTGGTTTGGCCAAACTAATGGATTACAAGGATACCCATGTAACTACTGCAGTTCGTGGAACCATTGGCCATATCGCACCTGAATATCTTTCAACAGGAAAATCCTCTGAGAAAACTGATGTATTTGGTTATGGAATTATGCTTTTGGAGCTTATTACTGGACAGCGTGCCTTTGATCTTGCTCGccttgccaatgatgatgaTGTCATGCTGCTTGATTGG GTCAAGGGGTTGCTCAAGGAGAAGAGACTGGAGAGTCTGGTTGATGAAGATCTACAGCACAACTACATTGATGTTGAGGTGGAATCCCTCATCCAGGTTGCCCTCCTCTGCACACAGAGCTCCCCCATGGAACGTCCCAAGATGTCGGAGGTGGTGAGGATGCTCGAAGGCGACGGCCTCGCTGAGAGATGGGAGGAGTGGCAGAAGGTAGAAGTAGTACGGCAGGAGGTCGAGCTAGGCCCTCATCGAACTTCAGAGTGGATTCTCGACTCGACCGACAACCTCCACGCGGTCGAGCTGTCAGGGCCGAGGTGA
- the LOC101770060 gene encoding nuclear transcription factor Y subunit B-11, translating to MKSRKGYGQQQGHLLSPVGSPPSDNESGAAAAAAAAWCGSSAGYCGGDSPAKEQDRFLPIANVSRIMKRSLPANAKISKEAKETVQECVSEFISFVTGEASDKCQREKRKTINGDDLLWAMTTLGFEAYVGPLKSYLNRYREAEGEKAAVLGGAGARHGDGGGGVADDGADMLGAGGGAAAAGIDRAGGHDAGGGGSADVGLMMGVSVGFGAGGGTSYYAAAAGKAYGAGDGSKVVEFDGDEENGGGMQRGFGGHLHGAVQW from the coding sequence ATGAAGAGCAGGAAGGGCTACGGGCAGCAGCAGGGCCACCTGCTGAGCCCGGTGGGCAGCCCGCCGTCGGACAACGagtccggcgcggcggcggcggctgctgctgcctggTGCGGGAGCAGCGCGGGGTACTGCGGCGGCGACTCGCCGGCCAAGGAGCAGGACCGGTTCCTTCCGATCGCGAACGTGTCGCGCATCATGAAGCGGTCGCTGCCGGCGAACGCCAAGATCTCCAAGGAGGCGAAGGAGACGGTGCAGGAGTGCGTGTCGGAGTTCATCAGCTTCGTCACCGGCGAGGCCTCCGACAAGTGCCAGCGCGAGAAGCGCAAGACCATCAACGGCGACGACCTGCTCTGGGCCATGACCACGCTGGGGTTCGAGGCCTACGTCGGCCCGCTCAAGTCCTACCTCAACCGCTACCGCGAGGCCGAGGGCGAGAAGGCCGCGGTGctcggcggcgctggcgcgcggcacggcgacggaggcggcggcgtcgcggacgACGGCGCCGACATGCTCGGTGCGGGAGGAGGGGCCGCCGCAGCCGGTATTGACCGCGCGGGCGgccacgacgccggcggcggcggatccgcgGACGTCGGGCTCATGATGGGGGTCAGCGTCGGGttcggcgcgggcggcgggacgtCGTActacgcggcggcggcagggaaggCGTACGGCGCCGGGGACGGGTCGAAGGTGGTGGAGTTCGACGGTGACGAGGAGAACGGCGGCGGCATGCAGAGGGGGTTCGGCGGCCACCTACACGGCGCCGTGCAATGGTGA
- the LOC101769654 gene encoding RNA-binding protein 42 → MPSNPPPPPPPGSSAPAPAGGSYFPLPFHLQQHQPQPQMPPPPMPANSYQQYQQQLHQAHQLFQRDAQTITPEALQSVKAALATSDVLDPTAAASARPSDPSTSKKPIPRRAAGQSWEDPTLTEWPENDYRLFCGDLGNEVNDDVLSKAFSRFPSFNMARVVRDKRTGKTKGYGFVSFSNPTDLAAAIKEMNGKYVGNRPIKLRKSNWKERTDVEALERQKNHVQRKPKMHKKGILHK, encoded by the exons ATGCCTTCCaatcctccccctccgccgcctcctgggtcgtcggctccggctccggcggggGGCAGCTACTTCCCGCTCCCTTTCCACCTGCAGCAGcaccagccgcagccgcagatGCCACCCCCGCCGATGCCGGCCAACAGCTACCAGCAGTACCAGCAGCAGCTGCACCAGGCGCACCAGCTCTTCCAGCGGGACGCGCAGACTATCACCCCCGAGGCGCTGCAGAGCGTCAAGGCCGCCCTCGCCACCAGCGACGTCCtcgaccccaccgccgccgccagcgccaggCCCTCCGACCCCTCCACCAGCAAGAAGCCcatcccgcgccgcgccgccggacaGTCCTGGGAGGATCCCACCCTCACCGAGTGGCCCGAAA ATGATTATAGACTGTTCTGTGGAGATCTAGGAAACGAAGTTAATGACGATGTTCTCTCCAAAGCATTCTCACGGTTCCCCTCCTTCAACATGGCAAGG GTTGTTAGAGATAAGAGGACTGGCAAAACTAAAGGTTATGGATTTGTGAGCTTTTCAAACCCTACTGATCTGGCTGCAGCAATAAAAGAAATGAACG GAAAGTATGTTGGGAACCGCCCTATTAAATTGCGTAAAAGTAACTGGAAGGAGAGGACAGATGTTGAGGCTCTGGAAAGGCAAAAG AATCATGTCCAGAGGAAGCCTAAAATGCACAAGAAGGGTATTCTTCACAAGTGA